ACCCATAGTCCCTTTCCAACCCACACATAGTAAGATGTAGGAATTGTAACCTTTGCCAATTACAGCTTTGCCATTATGTATAGCATTGGTGTCTAATGACTGGGGAAATCTACCAGCACAAGTTGATCGCTGGATGGtattatggttttttttggaaatcttAACGAAAAGcaattttaaagacatttaaaggtgaaaatgcaacaaaaatgtgTTCATCTCACCATATATCACATTTAAAACAAGAACAAATCATTTTGCAGCCACTTCCCATGTACTAATTACTTCCTTCAGGTAAATGATGACGTACAGGAGGTGCAAGGCAAAtacataattgtttttaattaattcagaaaTGCAGGTGTTTGTATGTGAGACTCCCACGTGTGATTGTGCAACACTGCATATAAATATGTGAGTATTGAAGTCACAATACAAGTGAAGAAGAAGGTGCAGAAGAGAAGTGTCTCCGGCACAGGTAAGTGTTCTGCTCTCTCAGTGCTGCAGTTATTCCTGAATTCCATTAGCTCATTTGTTTGCTTTAATGCAAGTATTGTTTCAAATATGCAGCACAAAAGGCCCATAGTAAATTAAGGATTTGTAGGGGAAGCCTGTAGCACTGCCGACTAATTATAGTATTTATGGTACCAATAGTACGTGAtaactattttgtttttcttggaGAGGGAACCCATTCAGCTGCCtatacattaggggggttatttatcaaaggccaaatctgagagctatgtgagcttttttttagacctcgaatgaattCACCACTCGaaaaggtttctaatttaagaaaaaacttgagttgattgagttttcaaacaaaacccaccgaaaaaatcttgaatatgatgaaggctattaacatcttcaaatggttcaagggacctctgccattgacgtctacatgaccttgacaggttttaaatggtgtatattcagattcaagctatttcaaaaatgcaaaaaaaccctaaaaagatTTTTGAttcaaaaatacccttgaaaatatgatttattttctggaaaacacaaatcgtaccttaataaatctgcgtCTATGAATTCTTCATACAATCTTGCAACAGGGCATTTTCTCTGTTGGCTGGAGAATGTTTTAGGAAACCAGAATACCTTTGCACATGAATGACTTGTCACATATATTTTAAGGCTAATGTAAATTAAGGAATCCATCATTTCAGCCAAATACCTAATCCACAACCTATgggttccttaaaggggaaggtactccttaatgatgtataatatttatcttctatatacagtatttatagacaGTATAGTATATAAGTATGAGCACTTTAAGTGTGcttagaacattccttctctgcaggTTTAGTGTATATGTAAAGAAACGTTTGATAGCTgacattttatttatcaaaataaagccAGAGGTGTTTTTATATTCCGTGTTTGAGATGGGCAGGGTATTGGCACACATTGACACCAGAGAGGGGAGGGATATGGCTGCTGATGTCATTGGCAGTGTTAGAACAGGCCAGTGATGTCATTTTCTCACTTATAGTGACTCGTGGCTCTCAACACTGATACATGAAACCCAGAGACCCAGAACCTCATATGTTTTCTCCAATAGGATACAAAGATTTAAGAAGACATATTTCTCGATTGCCCTTTATCTACCTGTGATAAAAGAGAAGACAAATGGATCCTGCAGTAGCGGATGTGATAAAGCACTTTGATTCCAATGGTAAGATCTGAACTACTATATTCCAGTCTGGTGATCTCATAGATCTAATGCAGCGAAACACTGATCTGTAGGGATATTTCAATTACTGTCTTTATTTTTTGATGAATTGTCTCTCTGTTAACAGCTCACTATCCAGCTGACATTCATGTTGTCACTGGTTGCTGGTTtcattgaccctagcaaccagttcaTACTGCCAAACCATAGGTCATAAACGCAACCTTTAAATGTTGGATGTGCTGTACAACTCACAGTACCCAACTCCATACTCAATTCTAAACCTAAAGGTATTAGAGTTTGTATTCCAGCAAGATCTGGAGACTACAGGTTGGCCAAAAATCCCTAGGAATTCCTAATCCATTGCTTTGTACATTAAAGGTGGTTAGAAAGCGATGTTTCCAGTTCTATTCGGTCTACTTGTATTATCTTTACCCTAAGGGCTTAGGGAATAGATTTCATAATATGCTGCTACTCCGGTTTTGGAAGCAGAAGGGCAAGTTGCATGTGGAGCATGACATTAATACGGGAAACTGGAGAAAAATATTCAATTTACAGGTAACAACTGATCAGATTTGCAGGGCCCCGTCAATTTCGAAGAGACTCATATGGTTTCTAGGCCAGAGGCTTTTATTGCGTTACCTAATAAACTCATACATGGTGTGACAAGTGGTGACACTACCTTTAAAAGTTcaatgcagcttggctggcttttataAGGAACAAAATCAACCGATTCAGCATACTTGCTTCACATAGGAAATCCCAATTCAACACCCACACAAATTTCCAGCACTTACAGCCTTGGACATAAGTCCCAGAATCCCCTGTTAGACTCTCACTTAACACACAGTCTGTTAGAAGGAGTTCTCTGTTCCTCTCTCCAGTCACTTGAAACTCTCTCCAACACTTCAGCTCATCATGGGAATACACACAGATTCCTTCCCAGGCAGCTACTCACACAACTCCCTCCAGCACACGGTGGTCTTCTGGGGCACTGAGGTGTAGTTCCACACCTCTTTTTATCTGCAGCTCACCTGTAGCCTAATTACACAACTACTTCTTGCtgggcagctgcaaaaccctAAGTGGAgtaaggaatggaagcccaccctgctctcctacattcactccagggacctatTCATCCGGCTTTTCCTGAGCCAgtacaaaaatacacaggcttaCTTGCTTCAATACTATACATATTTCCCTGGAGTTAAATGTTTACCATATTTGCAAAATAGATGCCCGGTATGAGTGCTGACCGACACGGAAGTCGAAGGTATTAATAACAATGCCGGCTTTATTAAGACACACAAAATGTGACATTAAATTAGTAGTGGGTGTGCAAAAACTAacgagttcacgggtgccatcttcatccgagcgctcttcttcctgtactgaatgacgtttggcggcgcatgcgcagtaggaggcatttgctggttgcatctactgcgcatgcgcctgaaTTTCACGaagtttccaatttcttttttctgaaactttgtgactttcggcgcatgcgcagtagatccaaccgtCAAatggctccaactgcgcatgtgccgccaaATAGAGGAAGAAGAGCGATCGacaaagatggtgcccgtgaactcggcaagagaggacctgcatggaagggtgactaacaagttaggggcatttgcctggggggggagaagggaggggggcctatGCAGGGGACGGTGGAGGgattgacttctcctttaagactcagTGTTTGCCCAGGATCAGCAGGTACTGGTCCCCTGTTTataagcaaacatctcattgacTGTACAGCACCTGGTGcactaagtgggacattcactaagatttgtagttgtgCCAGGTGTAACTTCACCGCaatttgccgcacttcgccaggcgtagtttcgccagcgctccgcaaattcactaaaatccgaagttgcgctcaggggtagcgtaaggttgcgaagttgcgctagcgttgattcgctaagcgaagcgaagttacgctagcgatggttaatttgcataccgggccaaattaaaatttcaatggaggaatacgtagaatcactacaaatgcctgggaaaccttcaaaacatcaaataaaatgtttattttgccctacacatgtgcccactgtatagttaagttgccatgagttaggaaatgtaggggggaaggaggggagccccaaaacatttttcgatatttttcagcctatcacccataatatagaaaaaacgccagcgttttttgggacttggggaaaattttttaactttttttgaagaaatccctatctactctattgcgcttcgcctggtctgaggtggcgaaggaagtctagcgtaaaaggtagcgttcagaacaatgcgcgcgttagtgaatttgcgtagttacgtccgttgcgcaaattcaccaggcgtaagttacactagcgaagttacgccagcgtccgttattgaatttgcgaagtaacgaaaatggccaaagctagcgaattgacgctagcgttaggtgcttcggcgcatagtgaatttgcccctaagtgcatCTTAATGgtgtggttgacctttaagtttacttttagtatgtcatagaatgacaTTTCCTCTCATTTTCCTTCATTATGCAATAGGTGCAGTTTTTTGAGTGGAGTTCTGCTTCATATAATGATGACAAGAAATGCAAGCTGGTTTACTtaaaaggccaaaaaaaaaaaaaaaaaaaaaaaggttttatgcgCATCTACCTGTAATGTCACTATTATGTGATGTTTTAGTTCATTTATTTCTAGAGCTATGGTGCACTGCTTAAAGCAGGCCAGGATTTTGCTGATGTTCTACGCTAAGTTGGTTACAAGTTAAGTTACTTTGTATACTAGGGTAAAATCTTCTGTTTACAAAACAGTCCTGTTACTAACCAAATTACCACTGACATGAGAAATATACAGGTGACAattagtgataagcgaatctgtcctgtttcgcttcgcagaaaaaattcACGTTGAAGtcaatgacaatttttatacacacaactcctttgtccaaatgcattaaagtcattgggcgtctgagtaatttttatgcacacaacaatttttactgcgcaactttttttgttcaaatgcattaaagtcaacgggcatcaaaataatttttccacTGCGAATTTGCAGGAGTTTTGCAAAAACAGCAGTCAGTGGACTGCGTACATTTGCTAATTTATAGCACATACatactttctaattttttccccttctctttTCAGGCTTCCTTTCTACATTTCAAGATTTCCAGCGTGCAGAGACTGGGGAAGATGCAGAAGCTGAGGGAGATGCAGAAGCTGAGGGAGATGCAGAAGCTGAGGGAGATGCAGAAGCTGGGGGAGATGCAGAAGCTGGGGGAGATGCAGAAGCTGGGGGAGATGCAGAAGCTGGGGGAGATGCAGAAGCTGGGGGAGATGCAGAGACTGGGGAAGATGCAGAAGCTGAGGGAGATACAGAAGCTGGGGGAGATGCAGAAGCTGGGGGAGATGCAGAAGCTGGGGAAGATGCAGAAGCTGGGGGAGATGCAGAAGCTGGGGGAGATGCAGAAGCTAGGGGAGATGCAGAAGCTGAGGGAGATGCAGAAGCTGGGGGAGATGCAGAAGCTGGGGAAGATGCAGTAGCTGGGGAAGATGCAGAAGCTGGGGGAGATGCAGAAATAGGGGGAgatgaagaaaaagagagagttGCAGCCTCATACATAAAACAGTTAAGCAAAAAATATTACATGAGAGATACAAATAACCAATGGCTTGTATATAAAAATGGTGGCCTTTATGCAACGACGCTGAACAATGTAAACTTAAATCTCAGAGGTGAGCTTGAAGTTTCTTATTGTATCTATGTTCTAAAATTTAAACCAACTGTCATAACAGAGAACTGCCTGCAAGTACGTATATGAACACCCTGTATATGCTATCCCTTTAGAATAGGAGAGTTAATTAGGGTTTGAAATTATTTAATTAGCTATAAGCAACCAGTCCAGCACACATTGGCCAGATCTAAGGGATGTGGGCTAGTTCTGCTGTAAAGGGGTTATTCCAGTTCAGTTGGtgtcagatagttcaccagattACTTCAATTACCTATTacttcaattactttctattttatatctgtaatattgaagtttaaagttttgttttcacctttttatgtctttttaaagcagctggggggggtcACCGATCTGTagctgttctaaatttatacattagttgatatatttcttggctttgtccttgctgagcagaatccctgagttccatTACAACCAGCTGTTTATAAATAGAATATTGAATTTAtaaatagttgttaatactccagaaatgctgctgagaaatgtatcaacgaatgtagcaaattgtaactgttcagaatctGCTGCCCTAGACCCAGGCCTTTGTGAGCTTTCAGTATATCTGGGCTAGCCTAAAACCCCCGGGTCGGACAGGTTTGGGCCGGCTAccgcaaaaaaatctttggatcgGCTTCCAGCTTCTGTTCCCTGAATCTATAGACTTGCGCCTGCCCCGAGCAGGCTGGGCAGGATTCGGAATTGGAAGGGACAGGTTAGAGTCGGGTGCTGGTCACTACAGATTATAATCACTGACCTTGTTCCCTGAGCCAGTCCTACTTGTCACTGATAAATGCACTGACCCAGGGTATGACCCTAACTACTTTACACCGCCCTCTTTTTCCACTTCGCGGTGGCTACTTTGGCTGTCTGGGgcaatcctttaaagggattgttcaccttaaagttaactttaagtatgttatagaatggttcattctaatcatctttttaattggtcttcatattttgttttttttttatagtttttgaattatttcttctgactctttctagcttacaaatgggggtcaatgaccccatctaaaaaaaccgTTGTAAGGCTTCAAATCTATTGTTTCTCTATTTAAAGTGGCAGACCCCTTGCTCTTTAAATGGCCCAGCTCTGCTACATATCATTGTTTAAACAAGTCATAGCAATTTTTCAAGTAACTATGAGCTAGTTTTAGCATTTAGTCATACATTTTCAGTCAACCATATTTAACATCATATTTAACATCATATTTAACATCATATTTAACGTAGCCTTGAATAAAAGCTCTGTTTAATCTTTCTGTCCTGCGCTTCCCTATATACTATAGTGGTGAGCCCCACTAGCAGAAAggatcccaaggcacacagggtcaatgcaagcaagctgccttgcgtgtttagtGCAAAAAGCAACGTTTCAAGCATGAGAACGTTTCtgggcgtgaccccgaaatgttgcatttcgcaataaacacgcaaggcagcttgcttgcattgaccctgtgtgccttAGGATCCTTTCTGCTAGACTGtttgtgaggcggccgatcctctaccaGGTAGCGTTCTATTAATTAGCGGAGGGTGTACGGGAGCCAAAGTTGAATTACTCTGGTGAGCCCCACTAAAACATTGCAGGTAGATAATACAACAGATTGTTCCAGCATGAAAATAATTGCCCAAATCCTTTCTCCCTGATTTGTTGCTTTGTTTATTGCCCTGTACATCAAGCCCTATGCTGACCTGTATGTTCTGTGTTGCTCCATTTGATCTCTTTTAACCTTCCTGTGTTTTATTTCTATCCAAAGTACCGATCGAAATTACCAGCTATGGCGGCTCAGAAACTGAATCTGAAAGCTTAATAACTGAGAGCCTGTCAAATACTTCCATAACTAAGATCCTGCCAGAGAGTATCTCCCTTTACGTTGCTTTCAGTTTCCTTGAAACCAATACTCAAAAAAGGATTTTTCTCTATTTCTCTTCTAACACACTGGAATATAGGGTAAGTAGGGGATGATATACCGGTCTACTGTACATCATGATTAGGTCAGTCAAGTAAGGCTTAGGGCAGATGTAACGGatcctcggggggggggggtttctgccTGGGGTGTAACACCAATAACTGGCGGATCCTGCCCCTTTCTCCTGCCATTCAGTTCAACTGAACTAAGTGACAGGAAGATACCATTGAAGGGAAGGGCAGGAGGAAGGGGCAGTATCGGAAGGTCGCTGTTGTTTCTTCACTGACCCTGAATGTGCCCTGACTGCCATCAAACATACAGAGTGACATTTGGAACAGGCTTCACCCAAAGCTATGGGGACTGTCtgaaagggccagtaacaccaagatgaaaatcatttatttaacttGAAATtctttatttgggggggggggggtttgtgcaTCCGGATTTTTGCAGCACATTTGCTAGCAGACACACTGCAGTATTTTATCTGCTTCTTGTACATCCCACTGGGTTCTgtgaaatcttaaaaaaattgcagaatacatttgtttaaataaaagtacaatttttTCCAGAAATCCTGCATTTATATAGCATCAAAGCATAAAAACTGCCAAAGCAATACCCCTTAGCGATCATTCGAAAAACACGAGTTTTGGGTCTGGCTGCTCCCTGCACCTCAAACCTTCATAACACATAAATAAAAGAACAAGTAGGggcacctatgtgcctcccctcTTATGAATATAGTGCTGCTGAACCCAGGCAGTGCTCTCTTAATTGGGCACAGCTAGAAGGAAGATGCCAATACCCCGGGGGGGGGGTGGTTGTTGCGCATCCCCTCCAGGGGACTGGAGAGGGGGACTACcataaagcagaccctgcagaccAGCCCCCCCAACTACAGGGTCTGCTGTTGGTTAGTCCCATCATTGTTGGAGGACAGGATGCAAATTGAAAAATACAGGGGGATTGCAGCCATTTTTTGCacctgtaaatgacccctactgtgtGGTTTTCATGTGGAGCTGATGATCAGGGCTAGAGTTAGAGAAGAAGGGGCCCTTGACAATAAaggaaagggaaaataaaggaaGGATGGGCCCCTCATGTAAGAGGGggaggcaggggcgatcctggcccctctgccgcctgaggcagcagcagttgctgccgccccccctacCCCGGAAATTCGcccttaaagtaccaggagcagcatttttgctgcccctggtacctagtggggcgctgctgcctgagcgacagcctcaactcgcctcattggcgaagcacccctgggggGAGGTGTCTACTGTTTGGCGcaattctgggagttgcagttgaatATCTGCTAGAGAGCTGCAGGgaagaaatatatgtatatataggctGCTTATACTCAAGTCTGTAGGAGGTTCACAACCTCACCAGCACAGAGTGGCTAAAAATCCAGCTCTGTAGGGGCATTTACTAACCCAATCCAGAGGGAGGGGCTGCTGGAAGAAATGTTAAAGCATTGCATAGTGGGTGTTTGATAGCAATAATTTCATAATTCCCACCATTGATAGGACAGTTTCAGCGTTACTTGATAAAAGATATCAGAGCTCATCTACTAATCAAGGTGCTAAACTGCCCAAGTGCAGCAGTCAGTGCAGCAgtcagtagcaaccaatcagcaggcaagTTAGAAGATGAAATCAaagagctgattggttgctgaagGTAATGGCACCGGTGCACTTTAGCACCTTTGTTTGTATATCAGCcctataatataattttactgGAGCGATCTGCTCAAAACCTTTCCTATTCCTAATGTCTCCATTTTTTACCCTTTTAGAAACTGGATGCAATTCTGCCTtctttgtctggggatgatataaACCTGCTGTTTAGCAAAAGCCAACAGACATCAGTGACCTACACGCCAATCAATAATTCCCAGTTCACCCTGTCCACCTCCGAACGAGGGAATCAACCTCTAAGTGTGCAGAGCAGAGCAAAAAATGGCTTTATAAAGGACTTTTACCTGCAAGATGTGACAGTCACACACATAACAGAGTTGGAATCTCTAGTGACAGATGATAATTTCTGTTAAATTTGAACCTAAATATGTTATTCACAGACACAGAGCCTTACAGTCAGGGttcatttgttaaaggaacaaAGTGTTCTCTGTTCCTCTTTATATTCTGTAGGCACAAGTCTCTTAAAGTATTTATGTTAATATAACTCACATTTAATATAActcataataatatttattattagattctGGGAGGAATTGATAAAACTAGAATACATTTTACCCCACTTCAACCTATCATTGAACTCAATCCAGAGAACTCTCTAACTTCTGACCAGTTCTATTAACCTAGACTATTTGGGTTATGTGTCCAGCTCTGATTGTTGGCTCATTACATTAATTTGAGGGAGCTGGGCATGGAACACCATTCAAATCAGGAGGATGGAAGGTGTGAAATGCAGCTCTGGGGTAGAAAGGGCTTCATATTCAACTGTCCTTGGGTAAAAGAAAGAGGACTTGGCAGCTACATGCTACATAGGATGTGTTTGGGGCAATGCATTTGTTATATACTTATCTAATGTGTAAATGACATAGcttctttctatatatttatatcatatacaCCCATACAGTAATAAAGATATGACACAAGCAAGGGGTTATTTTTGAAAACAACAGTGTGGTCTTTAACTGGTTTTAGCAAATGGAGCCTAGTGCCACCAACAGTATTTTAAGCCTGATAGTAGGTTCTCCAGCACCCTGTCCCATACCTTCttgcccaggggtccccaacctttttttaccagtgagccacattcaaatgtaaaagagttggggggggcaacacaagaatgaaaaatgttcccagggattccaaataagtgctgtgattgcctatttggtagcccctatgtggactggcagcctacaagaggctctgtttggcagtccatctgctttttatacaaacaaaacttgcctcctgaaattcaaaataagctcctgctttgaggccactgggagcaacatccaaggggttggagagcaacatgttactcacgagctactggttggggatcactgatctagccCCTTGTTTCAGACATCTCCTAATTATTGGACTTCATGTAAATTCCTGTTCACCCTGCCCTACCCAAAAATATGATTGGCCACCAAAgtactttccataatttaaataagAAAGATGGTAATTGTATTAACTTGCTATTAGTGGCAGGTCTCCCGTCTTTTGTGCCTGGTTCCCAGATAGTTCTAACCTTGCCTGTTCACCCAGAAAAACACTCCGATTTAAAAGCATTATTAAAACTAGCTGTTGCAATAGGGTGGAATCTAAAGGTTCTATCACCCCAAGATGTCTGATTTAGATTTCACAGAATCATTAGCATATTTATCTACCCCTAGTTGAACTGTCACTGGAGAACAACTTCAATAACCTTAGATTTGGAGTTAAGCTTTACTTTTGCCAAGATTTGGGGTACCACCTTGTCCTGAAAGAATCCTTCAAAGTCAAAGCTCCTTGTGAAATCTGCAAACAGTTCCAGCTGGTGGATGGACATGACTTTGTCTGCACAGATTCTGACTCCTTTTTCTAAGAACTGCTCTCACGTCTGTAGCCTCTAATGCTTGGCCTATGTTGAGGTGAGTTGGTCTCTAAACACTATTTAAATTCTCTGCCCATGAGGAAACCCTACAAGCAAAGCTAAACTGACTAAGATGGGACGACATGTCTATAAGGGCAATTGTACACTCAGCGATCTTTGGATCTTTACCCTCCTACAAATTAGTAGGAGGTTAAAACATTACTGCAAGATCCAGTCTCTCCCTCTAATTAAGAAGGGGGGGTTCACATGCAAGAACACTGGTCAAGAACAGACAACTGAGCACCTATTGAGTATGTTCCCTGGCTCAGCTAATATTACCAATAAGGGGGACAGagataggaaggcaggtattttaaTAGGtaaatctatagtaataagtcaaagtGGTTGTTtatcttcaaattaacttttagtatgatgtggagagtgatattctaagacaatttgtggttttcatgtttttattatttgcgttcttttagttatttagctttttgttcagcagcaatttcagccatctggttgctagggtccaaagtaccctagtaaccttgcatttatttgaataacagactagaatatgaattggaaaggcctgaatagaaagaggagtaataaaaattagcaataacaatacatttgtagccttatagagcatttgtttttagatggggtcagtgactcccatttgaaagcaggaaagagtcagaagaagaaggcaaataattaaaaaaaaactataaaaaataaataatgaagaccaattgaaaagtttcttatacatgaccattctataacattctaaaagttaacttgaagatgaaACTGTAAGaacagcaagttcagttgatttgacttattactatatatatatatatattttgacagGGCAAACCATTTTAGATTTTAAGTTTCAAGAACAAACAATGTTgggtgaaaacaaacaaaaagaaatagaGTAACCAAACAATAGATTAGAAAATCATCTTATTTCCCCAATAATACAATGATATCTAAATCTGGGCTCCACAGGGATTAACCTTCCTAAACCAATTGAACTCCCATATCATATTATACTTGCTTAACAAGACGCCAAGCAGGCCATGAGTCTAACAGTCACTGGGAATTTAATTATATCATTGGGGATACGACAATAATAGGAACAACACCCTAGGATCCTCATAGACTTATACCATGTCGCTATTGGTGTTCCCCTGAACTAATTACAGTTCTTAAAACATAagggtatattttccctataAACAGATTCAGCAGCCGGAACCCTGAAGAATGAAAAAAGTTTCCATTTCAGACCCAAAGAGGAACTTCAGAGAGTGGTTATTTATGTAGTAGGAAATTCTGAGCTAGTTCTTTATTTGTGAGGTTGTGATCCGGATTCCTAGATATAAATATCTGCAGTGGAATTAATTAGAGAATATGTATTGAATAGTATTTCCCAGAAGCTCCTGATAGAATTCCTAGTTGGCCAGTGCACCGTTGCCTAGTTCCTAAACCAGTGGGACTTCAGTACATGTTCTATGGGTTAGAAAATTGGGTCAGAAAGCCTTTAATATAATTCCAGGTAATCACTTCCAAATCAATGCAATCCGGCTTTTATTTTCAAGATGCACAAACTTGATCAGATTCATTTTAAGACAGATGATCAGTAAAAActtgctgaatggttgctattggttactagaccagtagcaaaATTTGCACCTAAAATTAAATCACTCCTTTAAAGTATTACCTCTTAAGCCAACTTTTTTTTGCTGGCTGATACATGCTTAAAATTGCTTTCTATGGATTTGAATGAGAAAAGCCTGACAGGGCCAGTAAGTGTCTCAGTTTCATAGAACTGGCGCTGGTTAGGTGTCATATCACTATGAGCCACCGGGGCAAATTTggggggcgtaactacagaggaggcaggacctgcaactgcaggggggcccaggaggtatatgggcccCACGAGGATCtaaatatagtgatgggcaaatttctcccgtttcgcca
Above is a genomic segment from Xenopus laevis strain J_2021 chromosome 3L, Xenopus_laevis_v10.1, whole genome shotgun sequence containing:
- the LOC108711576 gene encoding uncharacterized protein LOC108711576, with translation MDPAVADVIKHFDSNGFLSTFQDFQRAETGEDAEAEGDAEAEGDAEAEGDAEAGGDAEAGGDAEAGGDAEAGGDAEAGGDAETGEDAEAEGDTEAGGDAEAGGDAEAGEDAEAGGDAEAGGDAEARGDAEAEGDAEAGGDAEAGEDAVAGEDAEAGGDAEIGGDEEKERVAASYIKQLSKKYYMRDTNNQWLVYKNGGLYATTLNNVNLNLRVPIEITSYGGSETESESLITESLSNTSITKILPESISLYVAFSFLETNTQKRIFLYFSSNTLEYRKLDAILPSLSGDDINLLFSKSQQTSVTYTPINNSQFTLSTSERGNQPLSVQSRAKNGFIKDFYLQDVTVTHITELESLVTDDNFC